In a genomic window of Methanosarcina horonobensis HB-1 = JCM 15518:
- a CDS encoding adenine nucleotide alpha hydrolase family protein translates to MTKNRKKLLILTFLVLTPLILFGGFIFMLTCYDQAFYYSNGVNLGSSEYYTRAISTAKGAGYDYSINDGPGGVQLGVIEGLDPRLGSDYRVNSMYLYYSNSSWFSISFSNNGDSTFSFWNEDSLAKYRPEDLPEREWVVKKLKIMYAMNEKEAEGFLYLLFFPPCNTGMKPAFLSCKKNSSR, encoded by the coding sequence ATGACTAAAAACAGGAAAAAACTGCTAATTCTTACCTTTCTTGTGCTAACTCCACTAATATTGTTTGGTGGCTTCATTTTTATGCTAACCTGTTACGACCAAGCATTTTACTATTCAAACGGGGTTAACCTAGGTTCCTCTGAATATTACACTCGTGCTATTTCCACTGCAAAAGGAGCTGGATATGATTATAGTATAAACGACGGGCCAGGAGGAGTGCAACTCGGAGTTATCGAAGGGCTTGACCCGAGACTTGGTTCTGATTATCGGGTAAACTCCATGTACCTTTACTATTCAAACTCCTCCTGGTTTTCGATCTCTTTTTCTAATAACGGAGATTCAACCTTTTCGTTCTGGAACGAAGATTCCCTTGCAAAGTACAGGCCAGAAGATCTCCCCGAGAGAGAATGGGTGGTCAAAAAACTCAAAATCATGTATGCTATGAATGAAAAAGAAGCTGAAGGGTTTCTTTATCTTTTGTTTTTTCCTCCTTGCAATACAGGGATGAAGCCGGCTTTTCTGTCATGCAAGAAAAATAGCAGCAGGTGA